In Atribacteraceae bacterium, the genomic window ACGTCTGAGTGAAGTGGAGCGGGTCGCCGCCCACGTGGAGCTTTCGCTCACCGAACTTTTGCAGCGCGCCGACGATGAAATAGGCAGGGCATACGAAGAAAAGGATAAAGGAGTACCGGGGGCTGACGGCCGTCTGGCCCAGGCGGAGAACCGCCACGCAGAACTGTTGGCGCGGCGGGAACGGCGTCGCCAAGACCTTGAGCAGCAGCGCTCCTTCTCCCTGCAGGCCGTAGAGCGCATCACCTCGGTCCTGGTTCTGCCGCATCCGGAGCGCGAGGCGCCGGAAGTGCGCCGCCTGCAACCAAACCTGGAAACCGAGGCCACGGCCATGCAGGCGGTCATGGAGTACGAGCAGGCGCAAGGACGCCAAGTCTACGACGTCCACGAGAAGAACCTGGGCTACGATATCACCAGCCTCGATCTCCACTCCGGCGAGCTGCGCCTGATTGAAGTAAAAGGACTGGCCGCCGCCGCGGGGACCATCCTGCTCACACCTAACGAACGCCGCGTGGCCGAAGACCGGCGCGACTGCTACTGGCTCTACGTGGTCACAAATTGCCTGCCTGCCGAAGCCTCAGCGCAGACAGGCGCAGCACAGCCCACGCTCCAAGAGCCGGTCAAAGACCCGGCCCGCTTCCCGTGGCACGAGGTGAGCAAGGCGGCCCATTACTGGCTGGAAGTGAACGCGATGACGAGACCGATGCAAGTGCGGGAGAATGCACCTCCCTACGGAGGACACTGATGGAAACGACACATACCGTTTCGGCAGCCATGCTTACGGAACTGGTGCGCCGCATCGTCGAGGCGGTGCAGCCTAGGAGAATTATCCTCTTCGGCTCGGCCGCGTGCGGCCAGATGGGACCGCACAGCGACCTGGATGTGCTGGTGATTATGCCGGACGGAATCCACCGCCGGGAGACAGCCCGGCAGATATATCGGGCGCTGCGTCGGCTCGGTATGCCGAAGGACGTGGTTGTGGTCACCGAAAGCGATGTAGAGCGTTTCGGCAATGAGCCATCGCTCGTAATCCACCCCGCATTGTCCGAGGGAAAGGAGATCTACCATGCCGAATGACCGCGAGATTCCGGGTTCACCAGCGGAATGGCTGGCATACGCCAGACGTGACTTGGCCATGGCACGGGTCCCCCTGCCTGAAGGCGGCGCCTATGCGAGTCTCTGCTTCCACGCCCAGCAGGCCGCCGAGAAAGCCATCAAGGCTGTTTATCGGTCCCGTGACCAGAGGTTCCGCTACACGCACGATATTGATGACCTGCTCGATGGTCTGGAGCGCTTGGGAATGGAGGTTCCAGAAGCGGTCTGGGAAGCTGCCGACCTGACACGATTCGCTTGGGAAGCGCGATACCCGGGCTTTGGTGAGTCGGTCTCCGGGCAAGAGTACGAGCAGGCGGTGACCCTGGCCGAGCACGCGTTAAAGTGGGCTACTACCCTGGTCGAGAGGTGCGCATTATGATC contains:
- a CDS encoding DUF3883 domain-containing protein; translation: AVEAFGKGACFYSLQHEEPSRIDFYRARVVDGLGQVVHERLFAVEIKDNGLPRLLEPNVLGNFTPVGQACKAGFQPVLGLSADGLPAVAFAPEATTWLHPSALQPFLEEARQERLSEVERVAAHVELSLTELLQRADDEIGRAYEEKDKGVPGADGRLAQAENRHAELLARRERRRQDLEQQRSFSLQAVERITSVLVLPHPEREAPEVRRLQPNLETEATAMQAVMEYEQAQGRQVYDVHEKNLGYDITSLDLHSGELRLIEVKGLAAAAGTILLTPNERRVAEDRRDCYWLYVVTNCLPAEASAQTGAAQPTLQEPVKDPARFPWHEVSKAAHYWLEVNAMTRPMQVRENAPPYGGH
- a CDS encoding nucleotidyltransferase domain-containing protein, encoding METTHTVSAAMLTELVRRIVEAVQPRRIILFGSAACGQMGPHSDLDVLVIMPDGIHRRETARQIYRALRRLGMPKDVVVVTESDVERFGNEPSLVIHPALSEGKEIYHAE
- a CDS encoding HEPN domain-containing protein, with the translated sequence MPNDREIPGSPAEWLAYARRDLAMARVPLPEGGAYASLCFHAQQAAEKAIKAVYRSRDQRFRYTHDIDDLLDGLERLGMEVPEAVWEAADLTRFAWEARYPGFGESVSGQEYEQAVTLAEHALKWATTLVERCAL